In Methanolacinia paynteri, the following proteins share a genomic window:
- a CDS encoding class I SAM-dependent methyltransferase translates to MPQGEHRSAAEKAESMARVSRGLFAPAYPAIAGRIKEVCGTTEGICIDAGAGSGMLGISLAKITDLEVVLMDLLPENRKYAEENIIREKLENRCRFVQGDITDMPFDNEYANLIISRGSIFFWDDLKSAFTEILRVLKPGGKTFIGGGFGDAETRDYICGEMAKEDPEWEKDDEEGKKKTVENRIRILMALEEEEISYRCISDDSGFWIVLEK, encoded by the coding sequence ATGCCTCAGGGAGAACACAGGTCTGCTGCGGAGAAAGCCGAGTCGATGGCCAGGGTGTCGCGGGGGCTTTTTGCACCTGCATATCCGGCAATTGCCGGGCGGATAAAAGAAGTCTGCGGAACAACCGAAGGGATCTGCATAGATGCAGGTGCCGGTTCGGGAATGCTCGGCATATCTCTTGCAAAGATCACAGATCTTGAAGTCGTACTTATGGACTTGCTGCCTGAAAACAGGAAATACGCCGAGGAGAATATCATCCGGGAAAAACTCGAAAACAGGTGCAGGTTCGTCCAGGGTGATATTACGGATATGCCCTTCGATAACGAATATGCCAACCTGATAATAAGCCGGGGATCTATCTTCTTCTGGGATGACCTGAAGTCCGCATTTACGGAGATCCTGAGGGTCTTAAAACCCGGAGGGAAAACATTCATCGGCGGAGGATTCGGAGATGCCGAAACAAGGGATTACATCTGCGGCGAGATGGCTAAGGAAGATCCCGAATGGGAAAAAGACGACGAAGAAGGAAAGAAAAAAACGGTTGAGAACCGGATACGAATTCTAATGGCACTCGAAGAGGAAGAAATATCATACAGGTGCATCAGCGACGATTCGGGTTTCTGGATCGTTCTGGAGAAATAA